One genomic segment of Acomys russatus chromosome 6, mAcoRus1.1, whole genome shotgun sequence includes these proteins:
- the Rd3 gene encoding protein RD3, with protein MSLIPWLRWNDAPPRLSARSPAEMVLETLMMELAGQLREVERQQRERRSAVRKICTGVDYSWLASTPRPTYDLSPGERLQLEDVCAKIHPSYCGPAILRFRQLLAEREPEVQEVARLFRSVLQEALEKTKQEEESHRLTRQWSLRPRGSLSSFKTRARIAPFASDIRTISEDVERDAPPPPRTWSMPEFRAPQAD; from the exons ATGTCCCTCATCCCATGGCTCCGGTGGAATGACGCTCCACCCAGGTTGTCAGCCCGGAGCCCCGCCGAGATGGTGCTGGAGACGCTCATGATGGAACTGGCGGGGCAGCTGAGAGAAGTGGAGAGGCAACAGAGGGAGCGTCGCAGCGCTGTCAGGAAGATCTGCACTGGTGTGGACtacagctggctggccagcacgCCCAGGCCCACCTATGACCTCAGCCCCGGAGAGCGGCTGCAGCTGGAGGATGTATGTGCCAAGATCCACCCATCCTACTGTGGGCCTGCCATCCTCAG GTTCCGACAGCTGCTGGCCGAACGAGAGCCAGAGGTGCAGGAGGTGGCACGGCTCTTCCGCTCCGTGCTGCAAGAGGCCCTGGAGAAGACGAAGCAGGAGGAGGAATCCCATAGACTGACGCGTCAGTGGAGCCTGAGGCCCCGAGGCAGCCTGTCCTCCTTCAAGACCCGCGCACGCATTGCGCCCTTCGCCAGTGACATCCGGACCATCTCGGAGGACGTGGAGCGCGATGCGCCACCCCCGCCGCGCACCTGGAGCATGCCAGAGTTCAGGGCGCCCCAGGCCGACTGA